A genomic segment from Salvia splendens isolate huo1 chromosome 13, SspV2, whole genome shotgun sequence encodes:
- the LOC121760985 gene encoding type I inositol polyphosphate 5-phosphatase 8-like, whose protein sequence is MRQEEKFLKSNSWPKTVARKWLNIKGGSDEFDSDYDTKDFLKRSLKSCSDDGPSAVVPEDLSEEWLMETNNEIERPGFDHLVPPVSPDLDLRMFVGTWNVGGKTPEDDLNLNDWLKTKTSADIYVLGFQEIVPLNAGNVLGQEDYSPAAKWLSLIRHSLNGDSIDHKHQQSRISSFDSSLLHDDYFGDTLSLSSSSNSSSSEDDSSSPISGTQHKYCLAASKQMVGLLLCVWVREELYHRITSLKVSCVGTGLMGYLGNKGSISISMTMQQKTFCFVCTHLASGEKEGAETRRNMDVVEIFKKTRFSHSGRSPRRPFTSYNILDHDKIIWLGDLNYRLASICGETYEQLERNDWQALLEKDQLRLEQKEGRVFQGWEEGDIYFGPTYKYITNSDIYAYKTSSPKEKRRTPAWCDRILWKGEGLKQECYFRSESRFSDHRPVYSVFTVTASNQ, encoded by the exons ATGAGGCAAGAAGAAAAATTTCTCAAG TCCAATTCGTGGCCGAAAACGGTGGCCAGAAAATGGTTGAATATAAAGGGTGGATCGGATGAGTTTGACTCAGATTATGACACAAAAG attttctCAAGAGGAGTTTGAAGAGTTGCTCCGATGATGGGCCTTCCGCCGTTGTGCCGGAGGATTTGTCAG AGGAGTGGTTGATGGAAACGAACAACGAAATTGAACGGCCTGGATTTGACCATCTTGTGCCACCTGTCTCTCCTGATCTAGACCTCAG GATGTTTGTTGGGACATGGAATGTAGGAGGCAAGACTCCAGAAGATGATCTAAATCTAAATGATTGGTTAAAGACCAAAACATCGGCTGATATTTATGTACTCGG GTTCCAAGAGATCGTCCCTTTAAATGCCGGTAACGTGCTAGGCCAAGAGGACTATAGTCCGGCTGCAAAGTGGCTATCCCTAATCCGCCACTCTCTGAACGGTGATTCTATCGATCATAAGCATCAACAATCAAGAATCAGCTCCTTTGATTCTTCACTGCTTCATGATGATTATTTTGGAGACACATTAAGCTTGAGTTCAAGTTCAAATTCTAGTTCGAGTGAAGACGATTCATCTAGTCCGATTAGTGGAACACAACATAAGTATTGTTTGGCTGCGAGCAAGCAGATGGTTGGCCTGCTTTTGTGTGTGTGGGTTCGTGAAGAATTGTATCACCGCATTACTAGTCTGAAGGTTTCATGCGTTGGGACCGGCCTCATGGGATACCTAGGAAATAAg GGCTCAATATCTATCAGTATGACGATGCAACAAAAGACATTTTGCTTCGTGTGTACTCATCTTGCATCCGGAGAGAAAGAGGGAGCTGAAACTAGAAGAAATATGGATGTTGTGGAGATTTTCAAGAAAACGAGATTCTCACATTCGGGTAGAAGCCCAAGACGACCATTTACCTCGTATAACATTTTAGATCACGA CAAGATAATTTGGCTGGGAGACTTGAATTATCGGCTTGCATCTATATGCGGTGAAACATACGAACAACTCGAAAGAAATGACTGGCAAGCACTTCTTGAGAAAGATCAG TTGAGATTAGAACAAAAGGAGGGTCGAGTATTCCAAGGGTGGGAAGAAGGGGACATATATTTTGGTCCAACCTATAAATATATCACAAATTCAGACATTTACGCTTACAAAACCTCATCGCCCAAAGAGAAGCGTCGAACCCCTGCCTG GTGTGATAGAATATTGTGGAAAGGCGAAGGCCTCAAACAAGAGTGTTATTTTAGGAGCGAATCAAGATTTTCAGACCACAGGCCAGTCTACTCGGTGTTCACCGTGACAGCTAGCAACCAATAG